A stretch of Blautia liquoris DNA encodes these proteins:
- the miaA gene encoding tRNA (adenosine(37)-N6)-dimethylallyltransferase MiaA, protein MKKQLMVLTGPTAVGKTSLSIKVAERLNGSIISADSMQVYKKMDIGSAKIMTDEMCNIPHYLIDVLEPWEEFHVARFQQMAMEAIQDIYQKNRLPILVGGTGFYIQAILKDVDFSGDSGKSAFRQELEERARAGGSDELYQMLKTEDPVSAENIHPHNVKRVIRALEYYHETKSPISLHNAKEMERESPFCYSYFVLNDRREHLYERINQRVDQMMEKGLLDEVKYLKSLGLTSQMVSMQGLGYKELLSYLDGNISLCDAVESIKRNTRHFAKRQLTWFKREKNVVWIDKSKYDYDEDAILNQILRIWEKRTSNRNGEYHDD, encoded by the coding sequence TTGAAAAAACAATTGATGGTACTTACCGGTCCTACTGCTGTCGGAAAGACCAGTCTGTCAATTAAAGTGGCAGAGAGGTTGAACGGATCTATAATTTCCGCTGATTCTATGCAGGTATATAAAAAGATGGATATCGGATCTGCGAAGATTATGACGGACGAAATGTGCAATATTCCGCACTATCTCATCGACGTTCTTGAACCATGGGAAGAGTTCCATGTGGCTCGCTTTCAGCAGATGGCAATGGAAGCCATACAAGATATCTATCAGAAGAACAGACTTCCAATTCTTGTAGGAGGAACAGGTTTCTATATTCAGGCAATACTGAAAGATGTCGACTTTTCGGGGGACAGCGGGAAATCAGCATTCCGACAGGAGCTGGAGGAAAGAGCAAGGGCGGGCGGCAGCGATGAGCTTTATCAGATGCTGAAAACGGAAGATCCTGTTTCGGCGGAGAATATTCATCCGCACAATGTAAAACGGGTAATCCGCGCACTGGAATACTATCATGAGACTAAAAGTCCTATCTCTTTGCATAATGCAAAAGAGATGGAGAGGGAATCACCGTTTTGCTATTCGTATTTTGTACTAAACGATAGGCGGGAACATCTCTATGAAAGGATTAACCAGAGGGTGGATCAGATGATGGAGAAGGGGCTTTTGGATGAGGTAAAGTATTTAAAAAGCTTAGGTCTGACCAGTCAGATGGTATCTATGCAGGGACTTGGATATAAGGAATTGCTTTCTTATCTGGATGGAAATATTAGTCTTTGCGATGCAGTGGAGAGCATCAAAAGGAATACACGTCATTTCGCCAAGAGGCAGCTTACTTGGTTTAAGAGAGAAAAAAATGTTGTCTGGATTGACAAATCAAAATATGATTACGATGAAGATGCAATTCTCAATCAGATTTTACGGATCTGGGAGAAAAGAACATCGAACAGAAACGGAGAATATCATGACGATTGA
- a CDS encoding methionine gamma-lyase family protein gives MTIDKSGMYKKIGISKEVLGFGTEVLRTLEERFAQIDQTAEYNQLKVIHAMQKHKVSEACLYASSGYGYNDLGRDTLEEVYATTFGAESALVRPQIACGTHALSVALSGNLRPGDELFSPVGKPYDTLEEVIGIRPSRGSLREYGVSYSQTELLEDGSFDYPAIKKAINDKTKMATIQRSKGYQTRPTFSVTQIGELIHFIKKIKPDVICMVDNCYGEFVETIEPSEVGADLMVGSLIKNPGGGLAPIGGYIVGKEEYVSLAAYRLTSPGLGKEVGATLGVNQSFYQGFFLAPTVTASALKGAVFAANIYEKLGYDVIPNSREERHDIIQAVTLRSPRAVIAFCEGIQAASPVDSYVTPVPGDMPGYDCDVIMAAGAFVQGSSIELSADAPIREPYAVYFQGGLTWPHAKLGILMSLQKLVEAGVVKL, from the coding sequence ATGACGATTGATAAATCGGGAATGTATAAAAAAATAGGAATCAGCAAGGAGGTATTGGGATTTGGGACAGAGGTTCTTCGAACATTGGAAGAACGGTTTGCACAAATAGATCAGACAGCAGAATACAATCAGCTAAAAGTTATACACGCCATGCAGAAACATAAGGTAAGTGAGGCTTGTCTCTATGCGTCGAGCGGCTATGGATATAATGACCTTGGAAGGGATACTTTAGAAGAGGTCTATGCGACGACGTTTGGAGCAGAGTCGGCACTTGTCCGTCCGCAGATTGCCTGTGGAACACATGCTCTTTCTGTTGCTCTTTCCGGCAATCTGCGTCCGGGGGATGAGTTGTTTTCTCCCGTTGGAAAACCTTATGATACACTAGAAGAGGTAATAGGAATCCGACCTTCGCGTGGATCGCTTCGCGAATATGGGGTGAGTTATTCTCAGACAGAACTTTTAGAGGATGGATCTTTCGATTATCCGGCAATTAAAAAAGCGATCAACGACAAGACAAAGATGGCAACTATTCAGCGTTCCAAGGGATACCAGACACGTCCTACGTTCTCTGTCACGCAGATAGGAGAACTGATACACTTTATCAAAAAAATCAAACCTGATGTAATCTGTATGGTAGACAATTGCTACGGTGAATTTGTGGAGACAATCGAACCAAGTGAAGTTGGCGCGGATCTTATGGTCGGTTCTTTGATCAAAAATCCGGGCGGTGGACTGGCTCCAATCGGAGGCTATATCGTCGGTAAAGAAGAATATGTAAGTCTTGCTGCTTACCGTCTGACTTCCCCGGGTCTTGGAAAAGAAGTCGGAGCTACTTTAGGAGTGAATCAGTCTTTTTATCAGGGATTTTTTCTTGCACCTACAGTTACGGCATCTGCACTCAAAGGTGCTGTCTTTGCGGCAAATATATATGAGAAACTCGGGTATGATGTAATTCCCAATTCAAGAGAGGAGCGTCATGATATCATACAGGCGGTAACCCTTAGAAGTCCCAGGGCGGTCATTGCTTTTTGCGAAGGGATCCAGGCGGCATCTCCGGTGGATAGTTATGTGACACCGGTTCCGGGAGACATGCCTGGCTATGACTGTGATGTGATTATGGCCGCAGGAGCATTCGTACAGGGATCCTCGATCGAACTTTCGGCTGATGCACCGATCCGGGAACCTTATGCAGTCTATTTTCAGGGCGGTCTTACTTGGCCGCATGCGAAACTGGGAATTCTGATGAGTTTACAGAAACTGGTCGAGGCAGGTGTTGTGAAACTATGA
- a CDS encoding aminoacetone oxidase family FAD-binding enzyme, with the protein MKKQIVIIGGGASGLMAGITAAKKGAVVTILEAADKPGKKLLATGNGRCNFTNVLQDKSCYRGSANDLAMNVVNQFSVSDTLMFFSKLGIYSKNRNGWMYPTSDEARAVLDVLLMEACNLKIKIKTRERVQDVRRKNQRWKVKTSTWEYPADSVIITSGSPAGTDEKTDPFVIQIAKKLDIETIPLLPALTALMGKDTRFSSWAGVRIQGKATLILNSIPMKSEAGEIQLTSYGISGIPVFQLSRYAIRAVFEGCSVLIELDFIPELSEDQLYLNLKMREENCPYKTLQERFVGLLPSKLIPVVAPPETELSEIVRNCKHFPVAVQGAVSMKQAQVCSGGILLRELDAHLQSRKYPGLYFAGEGLDVDGACGGYNLQWAWSSGAVAGSDAARGVS; encoded by the coding sequence ATGAAAAAACAAATCGTCATAATTGGCGGTGGTGCTTCCGGGCTGATGGCAGGAATTACAGCAGCAAAGAAAGGTGCTGTTGTCACAATATTGGAGGCAGCTGATAAACCGGGCAAGAAACTTCTGGCAACTGGAAACGGAAGATGCAATTTTACGAATGTATTACAAGATAAATCCTGTTACAGAGGAAGTGCAAACGATCTTGCTATGAATGTTGTAAATCAGTTCTCAGTGTCTGATACATTGATGTTTTTCTCAAAACTGGGTATCTATTCGAAGAACAGGAATGGATGGATGTATCCGACCAGTGACGAGGCCAGAGCTGTACTGGATGTCCTTTTGATGGAAGCTTGCAATCTCAAGATAAAAATCAAGACAAGAGAGCGTGTGCAGGATGTACGAAGGAAAAATCAGAGATGGAAGGTAAAAACATCAACTTGGGAATATCCTGCTGATTCCGTTATCATCACCAGTGGCAGTCCGGCCGGAACAGATGAAAAAACAGATCCTTTTGTGATACAGATCGCAAAGAAGTTAGACATAGAGACGATACCCCTTCTTCCTGCACTTACTGCATTAATGGGAAAAGACACCCGTTTTTCATCTTGGGCAGGTGTGCGTATTCAAGGAAAAGCAACTTTGATTCTGAACAGTATTCCGATGAAAAGCGAAGCAGGGGAAATTCAGCTTACTTCTTATGGAATTTCGGGAATTCCTGTCTTTCAGCTGAGTCGCTATGCAATTCGGGCTGTCTTTGAAGGATGCAGCGTACTGATAGAACTGGATTTTATTCCCGAGCTTTCAGAGGACCAGCTCTATTTGAATCTGAAAATGCGAGAGGAAAACTGTCCATACAAGACATTACAGGAGAGGTTTGTAGGGCTTCTCCCCTCAAAATTAATCCCGGTTGTGGCACCCCCTGAGACAGAACTTAGCGAAATAGTCAGAAATTGTAAGCATTTCCCGGTTGCCGTTCAAGGTGCAGTTTCCATGAAACAGGCTCAGGTATGCTCAGGTGGAATTCTTTTAAGGGAACTGGACGCACACCTTCAGTCGCGTAAATACCCGGGCCTTTATTTTGCAGGGGAGGGACTCGATGTGGATGGGGCGTGTGGAGGCTATAATTTGCAGTGGGCATGGTCCAGTGGTGCCGTAGCAGGATCGGATGCCGCAAGGGGAGTGTCATGA
- a CDS encoding NAD(P)/FAD-dependent oxidoreductase → MIRILNLKMPVEHKTEQLKEKIAGELRIPVKQIQSYDIVKRSIDARKQPIQYVYQINVTVVREKKVIQKNSRHKNIMLTEPVDYLFPKSGHNRLLKRPVVVGCGPAGLFCAYMLAKHGYYPLILERGDEASLRRKKVSHFWKTGVLDESSNVQFGEGGAGTFSDGKLNTLVKDPFGRNKEVLKIFVDAGAPSSILYDQKPHLGTDLLVQIVQRLRRQIEAMGGEFRFHSQVTDLVIEDGRVKGLEVNKKEVLSCQVVILAIGHSARDTFSMLSKNSLHMEEKSFAVGVRIEHPQKMITEDQYGKNASAILGPASYKLTHKLADSRGIYSFCMCPGGYVVNASSQTGFLAVNGMSYHGRNSLNANSALVVTVNPSDYREYHEAGNSRCLDGVFFQRYLERAAWQLAVGKVPVQLFEDFKENRRSVLLGEISPCIMGKYELSNVREILPPVIGESIADGIRAFGEKIKGFDRPDALISGVESRTSSPVKIIRDESFESSLKGLYPCGEGAGYAGGITSAAMDGIKAAEAVCKKYMKL, encoded by the coding sequence ATGATACGTATTTTAAACTTAAAAATGCCGGTAGAACATAAGACGGAGCAATTAAAAGAAAAGATTGCAGGGGAACTTCGGATACCTGTAAAGCAGATTCAGTCCTATGACATTGTTAAAAGATCCATAGATGCAAGAAAGCAGCCGATTCAGTATGTCTATCAGATTAATGTTACAGTCGTTCGGGAAAAGAAAGTAATCCAAAAGAATAGTAGACATAAAAATATTATGTTGACCGAACCTGTGGATTATCTTTTTCCTAAATCCGGTCATAACAGACTTTTGAAGCGTCCGGTTGTTGTCGGATGTGGACCAGCAGGTTTGTTTTGTGCTTATATGCTTGCAAAACATGGATATTATCCTCTGATTCTTGAAAGAGGGGATGAGGCTTCTCTTCGAAGAAAAAAGGTCAGCCATTTTTGGAAGACTGGAGTTCTCGATGAGAGCTCCAACGTGCAGTTTGGCGAAGGGGGAGCAGGAACGTTTTCCGATGGCAAATTAAACACTCTTGTCAAAGATCCGTTTGGAAGAAACAAAGAAGTACTTAAGATCTTTGTGGATGCAGGAGCACCATCTTCCATCCTCTATGATCAAAAACCGCATCTTGGAACGGATCTTCTGGTACAGATTGTCCAAAGACTTCGCAGACAGATCGAGGCAATGGGAGGGGAGTTTCGTTTTCATTCCCAGGTTACAGATCTGGTGATAGAGGATGGCCGCGTGAAGGGCCTTGAAGTCAATAAAAAGGAAGTGCTGTCCTGTCAAGTAGTGATTCTTGCCATCGGGCACAGTGCAAGAGATACATTTTCCATGCTCAGCAAAAATTCTCTGCACATGGAAGAAAAGTCATTTGCAGTAGGTGTCCGGATTGAACATCCCCAGAAAATGATTACAGAAGATCAATATGGGAAGAATGCTTCGGCAATACTGGGTCCGGCAAGTTACAAACTTACACATAAGCTTGCAGATAGCAGGGGAATCTACTCTTTTTGCATGTGTCCAGGCGGTTATGTAGTGAATGCCTCTTCACAAACAGGGTTTCTTGCAGTCAATGGAATGAGTTATCATGGCAGAAATAGTTTAAATGCAAACAGTGCATTAGTTGTCACTGTAAATCCGTCTGATTACAGAGAGTATCACGAGGCAGGAAACAGCCGTTGTCTGGACGGAGTATTCTTTCAACGATATCTGGAGAGGGCTGCATGGCAGTTGGCTGTCGGAAAAGTACCGGTCCAGTTGTTTGAAGATTTTAAGGAAAACAGAAGAAGTGTTTTGTTGGGAGAAATCTCCCCTTGTATTATGGGAAAATACGAACTATCGAATGTCAGAGAGATTCTGCCTCCTGTGATTGGGGAATCCATTGCAGACGGGATTCGTGCTTTTGGTGAGAAAATTAAGGGCTTTGACAGACCAGATGCACTGATATCTGGTGTGGAGAGTCGTACTTCTTCTCCGGTTAAGATCATAAGAGATGAAAGTTTCGAATCCTCTCTCAAAGGACTTTATCCTTGCGGTGAAGGTGCCGGATACGCGGGAGGAATCACTTCTGCGGCAATGGATGGTATCAAGGCTGCAGAGGCAGTCTGTAAAAAATATATGAAATTATAA
- the radC gene encoding RadC family protein, which translates to MLMKTRMKEMPKDQRPYEKCLRYGAAMLSDTELLAVILRTGSAGCSCLDLASEVLKASKLEEGLLGIHHLSLQDLQSIKGVGKVKAVQIKCIGELSKRIASESTRQKLTFDNPDTIADYYMELLRHEEQEKIICMMLDTKNHFLGDVVLTIGTVNSSLLSPRELFLEAQKFHAVHIILLHNHPSGDATPSKEDIQITARIKRAGELLGITLLDHIVIGDHCYTSILTS; encoded by the coding sequence ATGCTTATGAAAACACGAATGAAAGAAATGCCAAAAGATCAGCGTCCTTATGAGAAATGCCTCAGATACGGTGCCGCAATGCTCTCAGATACAGAACTTCTGGCAGTGATTCTGCGTACGGGATCAGCCGGCTGTTCCTGCCTGGATCTGGCGTCCGAAGTCCTAAAAGCTTCAAAGCTTGAGGAAGGGCTTCTTGGTATTCACCATTTAAGCCTGCAGGACTTACAATCCATAAAAGGAGTCGGCAAGGTCAAGGCGGTACAGATCAAGTGTATCGGGGAATTATCAAAACGGATTGCCAGCGAGAGCACCCGACAGAAACTTACATTTGATAATCCGGATACAATTGCTGATTATTATATGGAGTTGCTGCGTCATGAGGAACAGGAGAAAATTATCTGTATGATGCTTGATACGAAGAACCATTTTCTGGGTGATGTGGTGCTGACGATAGGGACGGTAAACAGTTCTTTGTTATCTCCCAGAGAACTTTTCCTCGAAGCACAGAAATTTCATGCGGTGCATATTATATTGCTTCACAATCACCCCAGCGGTGATGCAACACCCAGCAAAGAAGATATACAAATCACTGCACGAATTAAAAGGGCAGGAGAATTACTTGGCATTACACTCCTTGATCATATTGTGATAGGAGATCACTGCTATACCAGTATCCTGACATCATAA
- a CDS encoding rod shape-determining protein produces the protein MMLHNSFGVDLGSSTLKIYDQRKDKITKEKNMIALRDKDEVLAIGNDAYEMFEKTPKNIKIMEPVNNGRIGDVFLTEAILHTLLNRSGSSVGYRPVLYFAVPTGLTKIEKRAYYAVAHRGKLRKCKIFLVDRPIVDAIALGIPLNRTKGSMIMNIGSQCTEVSVIADGRVIISRQIPIGGKQFNDSIRSNIRKKNNLQVGIRTAKRLKLSLADMVPQKKQGRKVMGMDCVNGLVRDGIVTTTTVNLAIMDLARQIASQTREIIQRIPPQIRANIEKEGIYLTGGSTRIPHMDQFLSRELEYSVQQSLYYDLCTVCGLKELITHPVLHRYAYPVTKQ, from the coding sequence ATGATGTTACATAATAGTTTCGGGGTGGATTTAGGAAGCAGCACTTTAAAAATCTACGATCAACGAAAAGACAAAATTACAAAAGAAAAAAACATGATTGCTCTTCGAGACAAGGATGAGGTATTGGCTATCGGAAATGATGCCTACGAAATGTTTGAAAAGACACCAAAGAATATAAAGATCATGGAACCTGTCAATAACGGCAGGATTGGTGATGTTTTTTTAACAGAGGCGATCCTGCATACACTTTTAAATCGAAGCGGTTCAAGCGTGGGATATCGTCCGGTTTTATACTTTGCAGTGCCAACTGGGCTGACCAAGATTGAAAAAAGAGCTTATTATGCTGTTGCTCACCGCGGAAAATTAAGAAAATGCAAAATTTTTCTGGTTGACAGACCGATTGTCGATGCCATTGCACTTGGCATTCCTTTAAACCGTACCAAAGGATCTATGATCATGAATATCGGCTCCCAGTGTACTGAGGTATCCGTAATTGCGGATGGAAGAGTGATTATCAGCAGACAGATTCCAATTGGAGGCAAACAGTTTAATGATTCGATCCGCAGCAATATACGAAAGAAAAACAATTTGCAGGTAGGCATACGGACGGCAAAACGTCTGAAGCTGTCTCTGGCTGATATGGTTCCTCAAAAGAAACAGGGCCGTAAGGTTATGGGGATGGACTGCGTAAACGGACTTGTGAGAGATGGAATTGTCACAACGACAACGGTAAATCTGGCAATTATGGATCTTGCAAGACAGATTGCGTCACAGACACGTGAGATTATTCAGAGAATTCCACCGCAGATTCGTGCAAACATTGAAAAAGAAGGGATTTATCTCACCGGCGGAAGTACCAGAATTCCCCATATGGATCAGTTCCTAAGCAGAGAACTGGAATATTCCGTACAGCAATCACTTTATTACGATTTGTGTACGGTCTGTGGTCTGAAAGAACTGATCACGCATCCTGTCCTGCACCGGTATGCATATCCTGTGACAAAACAATAG
- the mreC gene encoding rod shape-determining protein MreC — MKKKKRFQLNSKHLLIALTFVCVSAAALTLTNQNSSGPVRTIAGYAIVPFQNGINQIGKWLSGKGQRFKNADKLASENKELKEHISSLTEQNNLLVQQQGELSELKKLYQIDKTYSEYEKVAAEVIARDPGNWFNTFTINRGSRQGIKKDMNVIADGGLVGLVTEVGPDWATVKSIIDDSSNVSAMTVSTNDTCIVSGDLRLMEQGKLAFSQMKSENAVTVGEKIVTSEISDKYLKGILIGYVSDVNEDSNHLTSTGYLIPVVDFEHISDVLVIKQLKQTGGN; from the coding sequence ATGAAGAAAAAGAAAAGATTCCAATTAAATAGTAAACATTTACTGATAGCTCTGACCTTTGTGTGCGTCAGTGCTGCAGCTCTTACTCTGACAAACCAGAATTCCTCCGGTCCGGTGAGAACTATTGCCGGATATGCAATTGTTCCTTTTCAAAATGGCATCAATCAAATTGGAAAATGGCTGTCAGGCAAAGGGCAGCGCTTCAAGAATGCAGATAAGCTGGCAAGTGAAAACAAAGAGCTGAAAGAACATATCAGTTCCCTGACGGAACAAAATAATTTACTGGTACAGCAGCAGGGGGAACTCAGTGAGCTGAAAAAGCTTTATCAGATTGATAAGACCTATTCGGAATACGAGAAAGTGGCTGCTGAGGTTATAGCACGTGATCCAGGGAATTGGTTTAATACATTCACGATAAACCGGGGATCCAGGCAGGGAATAAAAAAAGATATGAATGTGATTGCAGACGGGGGGCTTGTTGGACTCGTGACTGAGGTCGGCCCGGACTGGGCAACTGTGAAGTCAATCATCGATGATTCAAGCAATGTAAGTGCTATGACGGTCTCGACAAATGATACCTGCATTGTATCTGGAGATCTGCGGCTTATGGAACAGGGAAAACTTGCTTTTAGCCAGATGAAATCAGAAAACGCCGTCACGGTCGGCGAAAAGATTGTGACATCGGAAATCAGCGATAAATATCTGAAGGGAATTTTAATCGGCTATGTAAGTGATGTGAACGAAGATTCCAATCATCTGACGAGTACGGGATACCTGATTCCGGTTGTGGATTTTGAACATATCAGTGATGTACTGGTGATTAAGCAGTTAAAGCAGACAGGAGGCAATTAA
- the mreD gene encoding rod shape-determining protein MreD: MRRKVAIAILIIATFIVQTTVFQRLQVASVAPNLLLILTVSFGFMRGKKSGMWIGFFCGLFIDLLYGQTIGIHALIYMYLGYLNGFLYKVFYDDDIKVPVLLIGVSDFAYCLVTYIFQFLMRVRLDFTDYLHHIIIPEVVYTMIISIVFYRFLYKLNQKFVENEMEGQELPWLKR, encoded by the coding sequence ATGCGCAGGAAAGTGGCGATTGCCATTCTGATCATAGCTACGTTTATTGTACAGACTACCGTATTTCAAAGATTGCAGGTTGCATCGGTTGCTCCAAACTTGCTGCTTATATTGACAGTATCTTTTGGATTCATGCGGGGAAAAAAGAGTGGGATGTGGATCGGATTTTTCTGCGGACTCTTTATTGACTTGCTTTACGGACAGACAATAGGAATTCATGCACTGATCTATATGTACCTTGGATATCTGAATGGTTTTTTATATAAGGTCTTTTATGATGATGATATTAAAGTACCGGTTCTATTGATTGGAGTCAGTGACTTTGCTTACTGTCTTGTCACGTATATATTTCAGTTCCTGATGAGAGTAAGATTGGATTTTACGGACTATCTCCATCATATTATTATTCCGGAAGTGGTATACACCATGATTATATCAATTGTTTTTTACCGTTTTCTTTATAAGCTAAATCAGAAATTCGTTGAGAATGAAATGGAAGGACAGGAGTTACCTTGGTTAAAAAGATAA